In Haliaeetus albicilla chromosome 26, bHalAlb1.1, whole genome shotgun sequence, the sequence AGTGGCTTGAATTATGAGATGTCTGGGGGGGATTTATAGCTTGTATTGCTGATTATACCTTGACTTTATTATATTGCAAATATCTAACTTATGGTCACGGCTGAGATTTACAATCCTCAGGTAGGTGCTTAGGATAACTTTTAGCAACTCCACATGTAATTGGAGGTGACTGATGGGGCTGTCGTCACAGATAAACATGTAATCTGTAAAACGTTAAGACAGGAGAAGAAGTGGCAGAGTAGGTGAAAAGGGTGGGtcagtcttaaaaaaataaaaatatgactgGGTGTACTGCTGAGTAAGGCTTTGGGATGCCTGGTGTGGCTGAGGCATCCCTGCCCAAGAAGGGATTTTGGGCTTGTTGATCTCCAGAAAATACCAGAATTTAGATCTTTGTTCCTTCTTGCTCTCAGCTGAAGGTTTTTAGGGTTTGAAATAGTCCTGGGGAGGGTGAAGGGGTGATAAATAGAAACTGGGGGGGACATGGCACCTGCGGCTCTTTCAGACCTGACCGGTGGTTTCTCCCCTGTCTTGGAGGAGCAGCGAGTCCTGCGCGGGCACGTGCCCCTCAGCCAGCATGACAAGCGAGGTGGTGGAGAATGAGTTTGAGTTTTACTCCAAAGCAGAGAAGTACTGGAAGGATGTGCCCGCCACGGTGGATGGCATGCTGGGAGGCTATGGCCACATCTCCAGCATCGATATCAACAGCTCCAGAAAGTTCCTGCAGAGGTTTCTGCGGGTAGGTGGCACAGTCTGTCATGCTCCCAAAGGCCCATCCTTctcccagcacagagctgggctCTTCCTTCTGAGTTGCTCCATGGGATCCTCTGTTGCGTGTGTGCTGGGAAAGCTTTGCCCTGCAGTGGGTCCCCCATACCCCAGTCTTGTCCACATGGTTGCCCCATTTCTCCTCTGTGGGTACCTCGCAGTGGATTCAGCCCCTCATGGTTGTTGTTCCAGGATGGCCCCAACCGGACAGGGACAACCCGTGCTCTGGACTGCGGGGCGGGCATTGGCCGGATCACCaagcggctgctgctgcccctctTCAAGACGGTGGACATGGTGGACGTGACGGAGGACTTCCTCACCAAGGCCAAGAGCTAcctgggagaggagggcaggCGGGTGCGCAACTACTTCTGCTGCGGCCTCCAGGACTTCAGCCCTGAGCCAAACTCCTACGACGTCATCTGGATCCAGTGGGTCATTGGTGAGGGTTGCTTTGCTTGCGGGGTCTCGCCAGCCTGTCCTCCATCCAGCTTCCCCCAAGGGGGAGGTGCCCCACGCACTGGGGAGTGCTTTGGGCAGGAGAGCTTGAGGTCTGCATTAAAGATGAGCATCACAGCACGGGTGGGAGGCCGAGTTGGGGACCTACCCTCCGTGGGCACTACAAGGGCATTGCACTATGGGGTCTTTTCCCCCAAGTCCTTGGAGACCAGGGCAGAGGTGTGGGTTGGATAGAGCCTGTGGGACACAAGTTGGAAACCTCCAAACTAAAGCTTTCACCTGCAAACGGCTCCAGTATTTGGCTGCCTGGATCCCAACTGCAACCTCCCagtctcctcccctcctcctgtgCCCGTCACCCCATGCCCTCTAACcccccctgctctgcccctccAGGACATCTCACTGACAACCACCTCTCCGACTTCCTGAAGCGTTGCCGTGCTGGCCTGCGGCCCAACGGCATCGTGGTCATCAAGGACAACATGGCTCAGGAGGGCGTGATCATGGACGATGTGGACAGCAGCGTCTGCCGGGACCTGGACGTGGTCCGTAAGATCATCCGCCGAGCTGGGCTGCACCTCCTGGCCGAGGAGCGCCAGGAGAACTTCCCCGATGAGATCTACCACGTCTACACCTTCGCCATGAGATGAGGGCGGCCGGTGGTGGGAGAAGGTCTCTCCAGGGCCAGCTCAGAGCACGGGCCAGCACGGTGGTTCCTGCCAGGGCCGGGAGGGGTGAGGACCGTGCCTTCACTGCGGGGTGGTGGATGGCAGCGAGGGTGTCACGACTCCCTCTCTCCGGGGCTGGTGGCAAGGATGGGGCTTTGTCTTCCAAGTTGCTGCTGTTTGTGAAAAGAGGTGTTTGCCAAATACATTTTCCTGCTGTTGCACTTCCGCACGTGGGCTTTGTCAGATGCAGCGTTGGCTTGATGCTACCTTTGGGGGCTCTGTACAGGAGCAAGAGGCCTGCTCTGTGGGCACCAGCAGGTTGCTGACTGCAGTCACACACAGCTCCTGTTAGTGAGCAGGAGCTCAGAGCACCTCTATGAGGGTCTGGGCTCCCTTCCTTGCTTGGGTGTTTGACCCTTGCCCACTCTTGAACTTGCTGCTGTTCACAGCAACAAGCTGGGCAAGGCAAATGGGAGAAATCTCTGCCATTTCCCTGGGGTGGGTTGGGGAGGCAACACCAGGTTCTGGGGCTTCATGCAGGCCTCTCCTTTAAACCCAGGAGCAGGTCTCCcacacatgcagaaaaaaggGAGGCGGATGCAATCCTGGGTCCCCCACATCCTCCAGGGTTAGAGATAACTCAGACAAAGCCCTGCAACCCTGGGAGAGAGCTGGTGTGCTCTGGGCATTAATGGGGAACCTGCTCTGAactgcccccagacccccccccagcccattaCCACAGACTCACATGATGCCCAGCACCTCCTGCTTGAATGCTGCAACACTACAGCTGCTCTCCCAACACCCTACACCATCTCCCAGCTTTGAACACTCCCATCTCCTCCTTGGCCATAACCATGTTGTTTTGCCCAACTCCAGCCACTGGCTTGTGCCAACCTAACCCAACATGACTTGGTCAGCACTGGCACGACTGTTTGCCAGGTGGGCGAGCCAACAGGCAGACCCCAACTGCAGCCCATCCCTCCAGCCAAGCTCACACGTGATTCCACCCATCCCTGCAGAGCCATCTCCTCCACCCCATCTCTCCTGCAGAAGAAACAAGCCCCTTGTCATTATTACAAAAGGCCTCATTTAATTGCTCATTTCCCATTCCAGACACCAGGGGAATATTTGAtcacattattattatttttaaacatcaatTCATCAAGATGTATAGCTCCAGTTCTACAGGGTGGGAGAAGGTAAAACTCAGATGCTGCCAGGAAGGCAATGGGGGGAAGACAACCCTTCTGCAGCTAAACTGCCAGTGGATCCCAGATCCACCTGCTATAAACTGTACCTACTCAgaataggttttttttcctcttttcatctTCTTCTGCATCTGTCCCCCAtgacaaacaaaacccaaaacaacaaaaacgTGGGGAGCTCAGCTCTGTGGCCAGTCTTTGGCATGTCACGAGGAAGCAGATACCTAGAAGGGGAGACAGACAGCTGTGGCAAGGCTGGGACACAGGACCTCTAGAGTTTGGAGCTTCCAGTAGCAGCTTGGAAAGAAAACCCCGAGTGCTGCAACTTCTTGTTCCTGGGAAGGAGGCACTGGAGACCAACGTCCTCGGAACAGTCAGCAAGGGAAAGAGCAAAGGAACAGGGAGGGAGGCACAAGGCTCTCAGCAGAGTTAACTGCCTGTTCCTCATCCTTGCACAGGgaaagcaccacaaagctgaGAAACATCCATTTGTCTGTTTTAGAGCCCAGCACCTCCGAGATGTCCTTGGACAGTCCTCCGTGCCAAGAGGATGGGGTTCTCCCAGCAGAAACTCAGAGGGTGCAGAGCAGCCAGCCAccactgccagccctgctctccttcACCCTCGCCCCTGGTTTCAGAAGCTCGCGTGAGCGAGGAAGGCATCCACATCCGCAGGGAGATGCTGGACCTGCCTCCACCACAGCTGCTCCCACCACCAGGACAAGAGGCaggaaaccaggacactgatgCCAGCACTCTCCTAGCACAGGGAACACCTCTTCTCCCAGCACCCCAAGGCATCTCACAACTCCACCGGTCACCTAAGGCACTGCTTCACCCACCCCAGAcctggcagggctgcaaagAGAAGGGACAAGCTGCCTGTCCAGTCACACCACTCCAGCTGCCCCACAACCCGCCAGGACTTTTCTTAAAATCCACACAAACCAGCCCTCTGCCCAAGTGTCCGGGTCCCCAGTGTCCAGGGGCTTTCTTCACCCCCAGGGAGCCACAGGGCTCTGTCTGCCTCCCCACAACGTGCCCCAGAGCAATGAGGCCTCCACAGACTTGCACGTGGTATCATGCCCAAAAAAGCAtaccccccaaaacacagcagagagggACACTGTGGGCAGCACTGGCCAAGCCATGGGCATGTGGACAGCAACACCTCTTGCAGCAGAGAAAACTGGCCCAGAGCAGAGATGTGGTGGCTGTAGGAGCACCACAACTGTGGAGGGAGGACACGGAGAGGCATTAGTCAGGCTCAGAGGTCCTCGTGCCCAGCAGCAGTGTGGTCAATGAGGAGGTACCACTTCAGCCTGTCTGGAAGAGGTAGAGCCTTGATTTTAACATCTACTGGCCATGGTTTAAGGCGCTGCCGAATAAACACCCTGCAGAGATGTTTCAATGCCTGTGGGGAGCGCTCCAGCTGCTTCAGAGAGCAGAAGAGAGTCCTGATCTTCTCCCCATGATACCTACAACTGCTGGTGTTGACCTCAAAGTTGCTGGGCAGCTGGATGGCTTGTGAACTGGCCATCATGAGCTCCAGCAGAGTCTGACCCTTCTGGATGAGGTCTGTAGAGAAGCTGTCATCTTCGGAGACGCTGAGGTGCGAGCAGAGGCACTCGAAGACGATGTGGAAGCCTGACCAACACGAGGGACCATGGAGGGAGCAGTTGTAGGCAGCACCTGACTCCAGCAAGAAACGCAGCAGTGGGAAGTGGCGTTTGAAGCTTTTGAAGCAGAGGTGAGTGAGGGACTCAGGGGCCGGGCACTCACTGGGGTTGGCACCAtgggccagcagcagctgtgtgaCACGAAAGCAGAAGCGATTGATCACCTGTGCctcctcagtgctgctgcatACCATTTCTCCCAGCAGGAAGATAACATAGGTGAAGACAGTGTCACCATCTTTGGTGGTGGCCCTGACGTCTGCACCTGGAGGAAGGGACAAAGAATGTAACTGGCATTGCAGACAATGAGACCAGGACAGTGCTAACTCTGGCACTGCTGGGCTTTACTCTTGCTGAAGTGGGAACATAAAGGAGTTGGGAGGGCAGTGCCCAGTGCTGTACAAAGAATCAGCCAGCGCTAGGCCTGGAGAGATTGTGTGCAGAGAGGGGAGAAGGTTGCCCTTACCTCCTTCCAACAAGAGATGGATGCTCTCAGTGTTGTGGATCTGGACACCGTCACTGCTGGCCAGGGCGTGCAACAGCGCTGTTTTTCCTGCAATGCAGCCATCGGTCAGTCAGATGAAAATAGGGTGACACCCCAAACggcaggaaggaaaacaatcCACCCCACCAACCAGGTGGCCAAACATGGGATGAGACAACCCTTCTACTTCTGGCAGGCTTCCGCCATCCCCATGATGGTGCACAGCTGTGGGGACATGGTCACAGGCCACATGTGCAGGGCTGTTGGTGGCCCCAGAGGGCATGTGTGCCACGGTACAGTGAGTTTTAGAGCATATGGGCACCACGGGGATATGGAGGCACAGCCCCATCCCATTTCCCAGGGACTGTGCGGAGCTGGTTTCAGCCCCCTTCTACACCTGACACAGCCAGCatacaaagagaaaacacagagcaCCAGGGAGGTTCTGCAGCCTGCACCCAAATTCCAAACCAGTTTGTAACCAGAGAGCACTTGCAGCAGCAAGACGGAAAGACCCGGACCCCATGCCCTGCTCTAGCCCACTCATGATGGCCAACTGCTGGGAGAAcccaggctgggggagctggaCAGGGCACACAGACCATTTTTGTCAGCTGCGTTGACATCAGCTCCCAGCTGAAGCAGCCGCTGGAGGCATGGCAACCGCTCGGGCTCCTCACTGGCCAGGTCGAGAGGACTGCTCTCATGGATCTGCAtagagcaagaggaaaaaaaaccccaagtattAAAGACTATTTGTGAGTGCCTCCAGAGAGTCGCTACTGGGGCTTCATCATGGCCAGCATAAGAGCATATTTCAACCCATCCCCCCAAAATCAAAGTGAACCTTCCCCGGTGTATCCACAGGGAAAGGTTTGTCTACCCCAGCCTTCTCCCACCTATCACTCCATGGCAGAGGCAGGTTTGCTCAGCCAAAGGCACCCTGAGCTTCTGCCACAGCATCAGAACACTACAGGCAACAGGGACAGGAGGTCACCAAGGGGAAGCAGTGGGAAGTGGGGAGCATGGAGGGCTGTCCCCACACTCCAGTCCCTTGCAGCTAAGTCTCAATGGGGCGCAGCTTGGCTGTGCCCAGGCAGCTAAATCCGTACCCGGTCTCTCCGGTTGATGTCGGCCCCGTGGTGCACCAGGAGCTCCACCATATCCGGCTGGTTGCGGAGCACTGCGATGTGCAGGGGGGTGTAGTAGGTGACTGGATCTGAGGACAAAAACACAAGAGTCAGAAAGAACTAAGGGCTTTCCCATAACGGCCCCAATACCCACCAAAAGCAGAAGGAGGCAGCTAGGGAGGGTCCCGAGAATATCATGATGCCCATGAAAACAGGACTGTCACAGACACCCCAGGTCCTGCTTTTGCAATGGCTCCATCTCTGGCAAAAGCCCTCAAAGCTGCAAACTGGCCCCCAAGCCCCTGGCCACCCCCCAGTCCATCACTGTGGCTGCACAAGGGCTGCCACAAGGCAGATCCATGCTATCCCAGCAAGGAGCGGGAATCTGAGCTGGCAGCACCCTCTCTTTCTGCCCCAGCTATCACTGTCTTCCTGGGCAGCTTCTCACCAGCTGGTTCCTCCTGGCCAGGCCCAGTCCCCTTCCCACCAGCCTTACCTTCAAAGCTGAGGTCAGCTCCAAACTCCAGGAGGATTTCTGCGGCAGGGACGAGCCCCAGCTCGGTGACCTTCAGCAAGGCATAGCTCACACCTTCCTGATAAAACGGGGAGTGAGTCTCCCGCTCCAAGACTCGTCTCACAGCCGAGAGCTGGCTCCTGTCATTGCCCAGACAGGCAGGGCTTAAGACACACAAAAACAACCAGTTAATCAGCTGAACGGCACATGTCTCAGGGGTGTGCAAGGGTCAGTGTAGCaccagagaagaagaaaaatccctaGTCTCCCCTCTTGTCACATAACCACCAGGTCTCTAATCTGTTGGCTGTAGGGTTAAGCAGCAACGTCAAGGTCACAGCTGAACCTCAGTCTAGGTTTTACTGCCATGGGTCAGCCAGAAAGGGCTGCTCCTGGGGAGCGTACGTAGTCCCTGTGTTTGCTCTGCTCCGCTCCCACATTCCCAAAGAATAGTAGCAAGACTAAGGTTTGTGGGATGAGCTGGGGTTTGTTCCCAGCCAGTGCTGTGTCTGACCTCGGCCGCATCACTGAGCTCCAGCCATCACCCCCTAAAACACCAAATGGGCGTTTAGCCCCAGAGCTTTGCTCACAGCCCCATCTAGTTACCTCTCAAGGGTGCTCTGCTGTTCCGCATCCTGTATCGCCAGCAACCCCAAGATCTCGTCTACCAGGGGCTGATACTCGAAGATGATCCTGCGGAAGCCGTGCAGGAAAGGCATCGTGCTCTGCTCTGCGCACAGACTGTCCAGGGACCTCCAGCATGGCAGTGGTGTCTTCCCCCACGCAGGACTCTGGTGGACAGACCCTGGCGCTGCCTGGTTTCCAAaggctttttccttccttttaaaacaaacaagcctTTCTAGCAGTTTTGCACTTAGAAAAAAACCgcagccttcctccctccctgcttaTGCATTTCTAAAAGGCAACAAAGATCAGCGCAATGCTCTCCTCCCACACACCACGGAGGTGCATTCCAATTATCTCCCGCACGCAGAGCCGCAAATTGGAGTTATCTGGGCGCAGGAAGAAAACACGCCAGGCGGAGCCCAGGCTCAGGGCAAACCCCCTTTGCAGAGGCTCTGCCGCAAGCCCCCACACACTGGGGGTGCCAGGGAGAGGGCAGCCAGAGCGGAGAGGTGCTCCGGGGTTGCCTGTGACCAGCAGACCCCTGCCTGGGGGaaaagcagggctggagcagcccCCGCAAGGCCGGGGGCCCCGTAACCCCCCCGCGACCCCCAGCAGCCAGCGCGGGGACCTCCAGCGCACAGGGCGGCAACCCCAGGGAGGGGAC encodes:
- the NTMT1 gene encoding N-terminal Xaa-Pro-Lys N-methyltransferase 1, yielding MTSEVVENEFEFYSKAEKYWKDVPATVDGMLGGYGHISSIDINSSRKFLQRFLRDGPNRTGTTRALDCGAGIGRITKRLLLPLFKTVDMVDVTEDFLTKAKSYLGEEGRRVRNYFCCGLQDFSPEPNSYDVIWIQWVIGHLTDNHLSDFLKRCRAGLRPNGIVVIKDNMAQEGVIMDDVDSSVCRDLDVVRKIIRRAGLHLLAEERQENFPDEIYHVYTFAMR
- the ASB6 gene encoding ankyrin repeat and SOCS box protein 6 isoform X2, which codes for MPFLHGFRRIIFEYQPLVDEILGLLAIQDAEQQSTLESPACLGNDRSQLSAVRRVLERETHSPFYQEGVSYALLKVTELGLVPAAEILLEFGADLSFEDPVTYYTPLHIAVLRNQPDMVELLVHHGADINRRDRIHESSPLDLASEEPERLPCLQRLLQLGADVNAADKNGKTALLHALASSDGVQIHNTESIHLLLEGGADVRATTKDGDTVFTYVIFLLGEMVCSSTEEAQVINRFCFRVTQLLLAHGANPSAAYNCSLHGPSCWSGFHIVFECLCSHLSVSEDDSFSTDLIQKGQTLLELMMASSQAIQLPSNFEVNTSSCRYHGEKIRTLFCSLKQLERSPQALKHLCRVFIRQRLKPWPVDVKIKALPLPDRLKWYLLIDHTAAGHEDL
- the ASB6 gene encoding ankyrin repeat and SOCS box protein 6 isoform X1; its protein translation is MPFLHGFRRIIFEYQPLVDEILGLLAIQDAEQQSTLESPACLGNDRSQLSAVRRVLERETHSPFYQEGVSYALLKVTELGLVPAAEILLEFGADLSFEDPVTYYTPLHIAVLRNQPDMVELLVHHGADINRRDRIHESSPLDLASEEPERLPCLQRLLQLGADVNAADKNGKTALLHALASSDGVQIHNTESIHLLLEGGADVRATTKDGDTVFTYVIFLLGEMVCSSTEEAQVINRFCFRVTQLLLAHGANPSECPAPESLTHLCFKSFKRHFPLLRFLLESGAAYNCSLHGPSCWSGFHIVFECLCSHLSVSEDDSFSTDLIQKGQTLLELMMASSQAIQLPSNFEVNTSSCRYHGEKIRTLFCSLKQLERSPQALKHLCRVFIRQRLKPWPVDVKIKALPLPDRLKWYLLIDHTAAGHEDL